One stretch of Calonectris borealis chromosome 5, bCalBor7.hap1.2, whole genome shotgun sequence DNA includes these proteins:
- the SSTR1 gene encoding somatostatin receptor type 1: protein MPPNGTCTRLPGGAGSDSGGSDSGGGGAGSASEEAAAGGMDSGGRNSSGAPNSTLSESQGSAILISFIYSVVCLVGLCGNSMVIYVILRYAKMKTATNIYILNLAIADELLMLSVPFLVTSTLLHHWPFGSLLCRVVLSVDAINMFTSIYCLTVLSVDRYIAVVHPIKAARYRRPTVAKMVNLGVWVLSILIILPIIIFSNTAANSDGTVACNMLMPEPTQRWLVVFVVYTFLMGFLLPVVAICLCYILIIAKMRMVALKAGWQQRKRSERKITLMVMMVVMVFVICWMPFYIVQLVNVFVEQDDATISQLSVILGYANSCANPILYGFLSDNFKRSFQRLLCLSWMDNAAEEPIDYYATALKSRAYSVEDFPPDNLESGSMFRNGTCTSRITTL from the coding sequence ATGCCCCCCAATGGCACCTGCACCAGGCTTCCGGGCGGTGCAGGCAGCGACAGCGGCGGCAGCGACAGCGGTGGCGGCGGAGCCGGCAGTGCctcggaggaggcggcggcggggggcatgGACTCGGGCGGCAGGAACTCCTCTGGCGCCCCGAACAGCACCCTGAGTGAGTCTCAGGGCAGCGCCATCCTGATCTCATTCATCTACTCCGTGGTATGCCTGGTGGGGCTGTGCGGCAACTCCATGGTCATCTACGTGATCCTACGCTACGCCAAGATGAAGACGGCTACCAACATCTACATCCTCAACTTGGCCATCGCGGACGAGCTGCTGATGCTCAGCGTCCCCTTTCTGGTCACCTCCACCCTGCTGCACCACTGGCCCTTTGGCTCACTGCTCTGCCGCGTGGTGCTCAGCGTGGATGCCATCAACATGTTCACCAGCATCTACTGCCTGACCGTGCTCAGTGTGGACCGCTACATTGCTGTGGTGCACCCCATCAAGGCAGCTAGGTACCGCCGGCCCACTGTAGCTAAGATGGTCAATCTGGGTGTCTGGGTGCTTTCCATCCTCATCATCCTGCCCATCATCATCTTCTCCAACACAGCAGCCAACAGTGATGGAACAGTGGCTTGCAACATGCTCATGCCAGAGCCCACCCAGAGGTGGCTGGTGGTCTTTGTGGTCTACACCTTTCTGATGGGCTTCTTGCTGCCTGTGGTGGCCATCTGCCTCTGCTACATCCTCATCATTGCCAAGATGCGCATGGTGGCCCTGAAGGCTGGCTGGCAGCAACGCAAACGCTCGGAGCGCAAGATCACCCTCATGGTCATGATGGTGGTGATGGTCTTTGTCATCTGCTGGATGCCCTTCTACATCGTGCAGCTGGTCAATGTCTTCGTAGAGCAGGATGATGCCACCATCAGCCAGCTCTCCGTCATTTTGGGCTACGCCAACAGCTGTGCCAACCCCATCCTCTATGGCTTTCTCTCGGACAACTTCAAGCGGTCCTTCCAGCGGCTGCTCTGTCTCAGTTGGATGGACAATGCTGCAGAGGAACCCATCGACTACTATGCCACTGCCCTCAAGAGCAGGGCATACAGCGTGGAGGACTTCCCGCCAGACAACTTGGAGTCAGGGAGCATGTTCAGGAATGGCACTTGCACCTCCAGGATTACCACCCTCTGA